Genomic segment of Triticum aestivum cultivar Chinese Spring chromosome 6A, IWGSC CS RefSeq v2.1, whole genome shotgun sequence:
CAAAGAAAACAACAGGATTAATGAGCATGCCCTCCCCCCCTACTGCTGTCGTAGGTGGTCGAACGCTTGCACCAGCGTTGGCGCGAAGCGGGTGGTGTTGATGCGGGCGTTCTGCTTAAGGTAGAGCTTAAACATATTCTCCCAACCACTGCGGTGGATGGACTCAGGGTCCTTGATCGCCGGGTGCTCCGGCCCCAGCGTCTCCATCAGCGAGCTCTCCTCCGCGCTTATGCTATAGTCAAGGTACTTGAGCCCCATGTCCGTCGCGCCCTCGCTGAACTCCGCCCTCGCCAGGTACTCCATCTTCCCGTACGGCACCACCTGGATCAGCACGCCGCCCGGCGGCAGGTGCACCGCGTTCGTCAGCCCCGCGCCGTGCATGCCCAGCACCACGTCGAACGAGTTCACCAGCCGCGCCTGCTCCGTCTCGGACCCGTTCACCCGCGGCTCCGACAGCGCCGCCTCgaaccccgccgcctccgccgcctgcaGTATCTCCTGCTCGTTCAGGAACCGGCGGAAGTCCCCCCGGTGGATCAGCAGCAGCCGCGGCTTCTTGCCCGGCTCCCGGGTCGGTGCTTCGCGTGGGAGCGCGTAGGTCTCGCGCACGAACCGCGTGAAGTCGGCCATGGTGAGGGGAGCCCCCGGCACCAGCTCGGGGACGATGGTCAGCTCCTTGTCGAGGTGGAGCCCCACCGTGACGCGCGGGAAGCACCGCACATACGCGTCTCGGTCCATGTCCACGACCTCGTACTTGGACAGCCCATGCAGCAAGGCCCTGTACTTGACCAGCCACCGCGGCAGGTGCTGGATGTTGCTGACCAGGAACGTCACCTCGCCGTGGTACCGCCGCGACGCGACGAACAACGGCACCAGAATGTCGGTGTAGTCATGCCAGTAGTTGCCCACGTAGCCCCCGATCCCGAACAGGATGGCGGGCATAGTGTGTGTCACCGTGCACGGCGGGGCGGCGGATCGGTCCTGCAACTGCGTCACCGTGACCGACCTCAGGCTCTGGCCACCGCGCGCGTACGGTGAGATCATCCACTCCCGGCGCTCCGACGACCTGCTCGCTGGGACGAGGGTCACCGACAGTGCTGTGCCGTTGGTGCGGACGTCGCGGTCGACTTCACACGTTTCGGACCAGTCACGCGAGCGGCCCTCCATGTTACACACCACCTTGCCATTATCTGTCACGCGCCAGGAAAGGAGAAACAATTAccattgttttttttttgaaagttaacAATTAGCATTGTTAAACCATATGCAAATTGTTATGCTTTTTTTTTCCTGTGAAGAAACAATGCAAAATTGATATGCTTACTTGCTTATATAGCTCCCGACATTTATAGAcatatattttttttacttctaCTCCTACTTATGTGGTGTGTGTGATAAACTAATTAATTCACTTGGTAGGCACCCCAGGCCTGCATATTTGactggccatagtgggagtaattttaagagtaacatcgagtccaacttagCTAATTTTCCTATGtagcaatgagttaatgaggatgTAGGTaaattgagtaacttagctagttactcatctataatacctaaatagttcatccccactatgatatttctctcaacatgcaagctatccacatcaGCAACTATGCCATCTAAGCAAAAACTGATTCCATTTGCAGCCACGTCATTACTAACCCTACAGCTACCGCCCACACAATTCAATCAAACAAATGAGGGGACTCGGTTtttaacatcacacataccaagaaaAAATGAGATATAATCTAATAAATAAAGGTTTGCATGACACTAATATAGTCTAGAATAATGTGTACTATGCTACTCCTCACTCTGACAGTCTATAGCGATGATCAGGATCACAGGATGTTAAATTTAGTATTCACTGCTTCCCATGCATTGCCCTGGGTAGGCAACCGTCCATTAGTTTAATGAAAATATTCGCTAGCTAGATCTGAGTTCTTCGAATTGACAAAGTAATCAAGTGTTAGTAAGATCTGTCAGAGTTTTACGCCTATGTcaacccccgcaaaaaaaaaactccCGTATTTACTGTGAAATTTGAGAGTCGATGTACTCCTACATTACCTCATTGCTTACAATAGACGCGGACATCCGTAGGCTAAATACACAGGAGTCGAAACAAACAGTTTTCCATTTTGCGATTTCTTAGGATACCCAAATTAAACGACCTGAGCATGCAAACTTGATCAAAGCAAAGGACCGGAGTGCTCTGCTCACCTGAACCTTGGATCAGCTGTATGTCCGGGGTCCGCTGCACGTCAGAAGCGACGACTGTAGATTAAGCAACAAGCAAGAGTTTGATCTTCAGCTTACAGAGACTGGGGACTGGAAATAAGCATAGTTGCTGGCACAAAGCAAGACAGATAGGTCAAAAAATACTCACGTGTTTCACTTTCACCAGGAGCTTTTATGAGCTGCATTGCAGCAGGATCTCTACTCAGCTGTTTAAGCGTGATCCACTGCGCTACTGCTGCCGTGGTGGCGACTGCATATGAAGCAACAGGAAAGAAGTGTTGCCGTCAACCGCATCGATCGTGTGTGTGCTCGAGGTAGAAAAACAAAAGCCTCACCGGTCGTCAATCAACAAGGCTAGGATCTAGCTAACGATGAGAGAAGTTGCTATAAAGCATTGTGTTTGCCTCTTGGTAAGCAGAAGATTCATGAAACGGTGAAATGAAAGGGATAAATGGCTACCGCTGAGGCCGCTGATGGCAACCTCCTGCTGGAGGATGAAGCAGACGAGGAGCGCCAAGAGGACGCCGGCGGCGAAGCCGGCGTTGACACGGACCGGCGCACAGCTCATCgcctgtaagacaataagttttggagaaccagcacaaccctctaggggtggcttatctcattatatataatggttgtgttacaatatgtacaatatacgtacataggtacagaagctatacatagtctaacaccctccctcaatcttagccactttctaaagaactgagaagggtaagattgcgcctacaagcctcaaactgtggcagcggtaaaggcttagtgaagatgtctgcaagtcgattcttagatgagataaacttgatctggagttgcttctgtgatacacgttcccgtacaaagtgatagtcaacttcaatgtgtttcattcgggcatgaaatactggatttgcagaaaggtatgtagcaccgatgttatcacaccaaagaataggaggctgtggttgagacaaacccaactcctgaagcaaagactgcacccaaataatctctgcagtagcattagccacagccttgtactcagcttcagtactgctacgtgacacagtagcctgtttccgagcactccaggcgatcaaattagagccaaagaatactgcataaccccccgtggatcgcctgtcatctgggctaccagcccaatctgcatcagagaaggccgaaaggacccgagaggaagtcggccgaatatgcataccaaatgtcagggtgaactgaacataacgaagaatgcatttaacagcagcccaatgagtatctctgggagcctgaagatactgacaaaccctgttaacagcataagagatatctggtctcgtgatcgtcaagtactgaagtccaccaacaatgctcctgtactctgtggcatccgcagaagacaaaagctcaccatcaacagctgttatcttgtcggtagacgacatgggtgtggtggtcggtttgcacttcagcatgccagctctttgtaacaactccaaggagtacttcttctgcgtaaggacaagaccagtagcacgagaagtgacctcaactccaagaaagtagtgaagcttcccaagatctttgaccgcaaaatcagcaccaagagagcagagaagagcatcagcagcatactgagaagagctgacaaggataatatcatcgacatataccaaaagatacatagtgacttctggcttctgtagaagaaataatgaagtgtcagcagtagacggcacaaacccatgagcacgaagggcagaggcaaggcgggcatgccaggcacgaggagcttgcttcaaaccatatagtgctttggaaagacgacagatatagtcaggacgatcaggatcagagaaaccaggcggctgtttcatataaacctcttcctccaaaaatccatgtagaaaagcattctgcacatcaagttgacgaagtgaccaaccacgagaaacagcaatggagagaagaagccgaatagtggtaggcttgacgacaggactgaaggtgtcctcatagtcaagaccatgacgctgccgaaaaccgcgagcaacaagtcgcgctttgtaacgctcaatagatccatccgaatgcttcttcactttgaatacccattttgagtcaataacatttatccgtggtggtggaggaacgagagtccatgtcttgttacgaagaagagcatgaaactcctgctccatagcctctcgccaatgtggaatgcgcagggcagcctgatatgagcgaggttcagaagatggatccgcaacagcagcagccaaacaagcagccaaccaagcaaccgtaccatccttacgttccttaggtttgaaaatgccactacgactgcgtgtatgtggtcgggacacaggaaccactgaggtcgacggagcagcctgcaacgggctggaggacggcgacgttgacgagtcagccggtgacgaggagccactCACGGTAGCCTCGGAttcggttggcgaagaaggccgacccaccggcgaaaccggcagagcagacgaagcagctggcgactccggcatcacagaccgggccgatggcgagctcggcatagtgggccgtggcgcggccggtgtcgcgggccgatccgctgatgaaggcgacgtgaggacccgagccgcgggcgaagacggcgtgacgggccgagccgcaggcgaagacggcgtgactggccgagccgcgggcgactcggcggccgctggcgaaacggaccgagcagtggagatgctcggcgcgacgggctcgtcgggtgaccatgcatgggcacgcgaatcgatgccatgcaacatagggcgatcgacgtgcccaccagaagacgacgatgatgatggtgaatcctccaacagcttcaaacgagctccacgtccggttcctgcaccatggttaggtaacaacaaaggagagtatgcaacatcatcaaattggtcagaagcaacagaggatgaatgcagggatggtggttcgacagtggacacagaaaggttggcaaagggaaaaacatgctcatcaaacacgacgtcccgcgatatatagacacgattagtgggaacatgaagacatttgtaacctttatgaagagagctatagccaagaaaaacacacttcttagaacgaaactcaagcttgcgcttgttatatggacgaagatgcggccagcaagcacacccaaataccttgagaaaggtataatcaggttgttcattaaggagaacctcaatgggagtcttcatgtttaaaacacgagtaggagtacggttgatgagaaagcatgcagtggtgaaagcatcactccaaaaccgaaacggaacagatgcatgggccaaaagagtaagaccagcttcaacaatatgacgatgcttaagttcgactgaaccattctgctgatgtgtatgtggacatgctaaacgatgagctatcccaagcgactgaaagaaagagttgaggttgcgatactcgcccccccagtctgactggacatgaacaattttgtgcttgagaagacgttcaacatgtttttgaaactgaacaaaaatatcaaacacatcagatttgcgtttaataaggtaaagtcaggtaaagcgactataagcatcaacgaaactgatatagtaattatgaccactgacagaagtctgagcaggaccccatacatctgaaaacacaagttctaaaggatgtttcacctcacgactggactccgaaaaaggaagttgatgactcttcccctgctgacaagcatcacacactgctacatctttattactagacaaactaggaagctcatgacgacgcaaaatatgacagacaataggtgtggccgggtgaccaagacgagcatgccactgtgacggagagacccgaactccactgaaaacacgagcgacaccaggatgctccagacggtagaggccctggcacaaccgcccactaagaagaatatccctcgtgccccgatccttaataaaaagatcaaaagggtgaaattcacaaagcacattattatcacgtgtgagtttaggaactgaaagaagattacgggtcacagatggaactcgaagaacattgcgaagctgaagactcctattggcatgtctagtgagaagagatgcttgaccaatatgagagatgtgcatacctgctccattggcggtgtggatcttgtcggagccatgatagggttcacgagtgtgaagcttccccatctcgctggttagatgctctgtcgccccagagtccatgtaccagtgtggatcgatggagtaggactgagtgtgtccctgttgcttctgcggtgcgggacgatcagccatggcgacctgacgggcattgttgcgtgtatctttgccgtcattgccaagaccaaggaagcttcgctggaagcgcttatgacacttggaggcccagtgcccatcgcggccacaaagctgacacacacgtggaccgccagcccccggtaaggtcgcagtaggtgggggggccgaggcgggcgatgatggcagccccaagggagaccggggtgatgaagaagagcggccacccttggtggcggcgttggccgagagggagccagtgcccctggtgcggcgagtctcgacccgttgctcagtgagaaggagccgagagaaaacctcgtgtgccaacatgggtgtcgagttgccccgctcgttgatgatctcgactaaggcatcatactcctcatcaagaccattgacaataaacgagttgaactcggagtcggtgaggggctgtccaatggaggccaatgtgtcggcgaggcccttgaccttgttgtagaactcagtggcagtggagtcaagcttctgacactctccaagctgacgacggagtgcagagacacgagcctgggactgcgctgcaaaggtgcgctcaaggatggtccaggcctcatgagacgtcttcgcgaagacaacaaggccggcaactgccggcgagagcgacccctggatggaggagaggttcgcctggtcctgccccgtccagacgcgatgggccggattgtagaccggaccgtgcacgctgtctaccagcgcgggtgggcagggaagcgatccgtcgacgtagcctagcaggtagtgactccccaagagcgggagaacctgcgcacgctagaagatgtagttgtcggcggagagcttgatggtgatgagatgaccgaagtgaaacggcggcggcgaagacgatcccatcgaggaggctgcctggggtgcaaacaccatggaggcagccggaggcaccgaagccgatgcgggaggaggcgggaccgcagccagggcgggcgccgcaaagctcgcggccggtgcggacgccgcaaggcccgcggccggggcggacgccgccaaccccgccagcggggcagtgtgatccgcttgcggcaggagcggcgggacgacgcctgcggagtccgcagcggacggcggcgccgcggtgtggaccacgaggtcacgcccaagcgatggcgccggcggcgtggagaaaacggagccgatgctccttgtcccgatcggagccggaacagagacggcatcgagcgagaggttgagcagagccgcaagagaagccgggaggaagcccgcagcagtggaaccggtgatggcggcgctcgacatggcggcggcgcgatcggtggcgcggcggcggcggtgaaggcggcggcggctgcggcggcggtgcgggtattagggtttagaagcggaagcgatcgtaacctagcgtgataccatctaagacaataagttttggggaaccagcacaaccctctagggatggcttatctcattatatataatggttgtgttacaatatgtacaatatacgtacataggtacagaagctatacatagtctaacatcGCCACTTGCTTTCTCTTGCTGTGGTGAGTGAGTGAGGACGTGTGTGCTAGTTGAGTCTGGTTAGCATTAGTACTGTTGTGAACAGGTTGAATTGCTGGTGATTAGTTTTTGGGTAGATTCTGCACCTGGCGGCGTACGTGGTATGGTGGGGGTGTGTGCACGTCGCAGTATGAGTGAGTTTCGCAAGTTATCGAGGGTCTTCCACTGGTGAAGCATACGTAGTACGTATTGTTTATCCCAGCGGGATCACCGACGACAGTTGAATTTGCCCAAATGCACCTGGCGTAAACAGTAATTACGTCCCTGTGTTTGTATTTAATCGGGCAGAGTACATGCAACATCATATTGCAAGTTTGCAACTGATTAGACTATCTTAAGTACAAGTCCATGTCAACGTGAAGATAGTAATGGCCACACGTGAAGTTGCAGTGCATGATTCGTGGTCTGACCGAGCGCATAGCAGCCGGCGGTGTAGCGTGGACGCGATTGATACCTATCACTCACACCTACTCCTTCATCCTTAAAAAAATGTACTTCCAACATTATAAAGGTCAAACCAACCgagtttatgcaaaaatatattaatatttgtgaagctaaataggtatatgataaaaatatattttattatgaatctaatgctactaatttgacgGCATAAATGTTCATACATTATTATATAAATACGGCCAAA
This window contains:
- the LOC123129438 gene encoding beta-1,2-xylosyltransferase XYXT1-like, translated to MSCAPVRVNAGFAAGVLLALLVCFILQQEVAISVATTAAVAQWITLKQLSRDPAAMQLIKAPGESETLVASDVQRTPDIQLIQGSDNGKVVCNMEGRSRDWSETCEVDRDVRTNGTALSVTLVPASRSSERREWMISPYARGGQSLRSVTVTQLQDRSAAPPCTVTHTMPAILFGIGGYVGNYWHDYTDILVPLFVASRRYHGEVTFLVSNIQHLPRWLVKYRALLHGLSKYEVVDMDRDAYVRCFPRVTVGLHLDKELTIVPELVPGAPLTMADFTRFVRETYALPREAPTREPGKKPRLLLIHRGDFRRFLNEQEILQAAEAAGFEAALSEPRVNGSETEQARLVNSFDVVLGMHGAGLTNAVHLPPGGVLIQVVPYGKMEYLARAEFSEGATDMGLKYLDYSISAEESSLMETLGPEHPAIKDPESIHRSGWENMFKLYLKQNARINTTRFAPTLVQAFDHLRQQ